Proteins encoded together in one Coregonus clupeaformis isolate EN_2021a chromosome 30, ASM2061545v1, whole genome shotgun sequence window:
- the LOC121546688 gene encoding uncharacterized protein At5g50100, chloroplastic — translation MLSTVRTSLARIASRVNSRSVIGLTRPLCSHQTYSTDPAGVRVLYDGECPICVKEIQFLQYLQRNRPGKVDFVDISLQGFDEEKYGGISYEMAMDEMHVIDENNKVHRGVPAFTVMYSAVGLGWLGRFMSWPLVRPVMDKAYAIFAKNRLKWTGREDCTTGRCVKKEP, via the exons ATGCTGTCTACTGTGAGGACATCATTGGCTAGAATAGCCAGTCGTGTGAATTCAAGGTCTGTGATTGGTTTGACACGACCTCTCTGCAGCCATCAGACCTATTCAACTGACCCTGCTGGTGTCAGG GTGCTATATGATGGAGAATGCCCCATATGTGTTAAAGAGATCCAATTCCTGCAGTATCTGCAGAGAAACCGACCAGGGAAAGTAGACTTTGTGGACATCTCCCTGCAAGGCTTCGATGAAGAGAAGTATGGGGGGATCAGCTATGAGATGGCCATGGACGAGATGCACGTGATTGATGAGAATAACAAG GTTCACCGTGGTGTTCCAGCCTTTACAGTCATGTACAGTGCAGTTGGTTTAGGCTGGCTGGGCCGCTTCATGTCATGGCCTCTCGTTAGACCAGTCATGGACAAAGCTTATGCAATCTTTGCTAAAAACCGCCTGAAATGGACCGGACGAGAAGACTGTACTACAGGACGCTGTGTGAAGAAAGAACCTTGA